One stretch of Callospermophilus lateralis isolate mCalLat2 chromosome 11, mCalLat2.hap1, whole genome shotgun sequence DNA includes these proteins:
- the LOC143642307 gene encoding olfactory receptor 2T3-like, which produces MESNLSTSFILVGLFGDTPNATLLYTMTFIVFLMALVGNALLILLIHSEPRLWTPMYYFISQLSLMDLMYISVTVPKMLVGQVTGDHIISSTGCGIQMFFYLTLAGAECFLLSAMAYDRYAAICRPLHYPLLMNHRVCRLMVSGCWFLGTLDGLLLTPITMSFSFCKSRKILSFFCEIPALLRLSCSDISLYKMLIYLCCILMLLVPTLVISSSYTLILLLIRRTSSAKGRRKALATCSSHMTVVLLFFGATVYTYMLPGSYHTVQQDMMVSAFYTILTPLLNPLIYSLRNKDITLTLRSLVQSRWCRRRVVRGNLRGSAWE; this is translated from the coding sequence ATGGAATCAAATTTGAGCACCAGTTTCATCCTTGTGGGGCTCTTTGGGGACACCCCAAATGCCACGCTCCTTTATACTATGACCTTCATCGTTTTCTTGATGGCCCTGGTTGGGAACGCCCTCCTCATTCTTCTCATCCACTCAGAGCCCCGCCTCTGGACCCCCATGTACTACTTCATTAGCCAGCTGTCTCTCATGGATCTCATGTACATCTCTGTGACCGTGCCCAAGATGCTGGTGGGCCAGGTCACAGGAGACCATATCATCTCCTCCACAGGCTGTGGGATCCAGATGTTCTTCTACCTGACCCTGGCAggagctgaatgttttcttctgTCGGCCATGGCCTACGACCGATATGCTGCCATCTGTAGACCTCTGCATTACCCACTGTTGATGAACCACAGGGTCTGCCGGCTGATGGTGTCCGGATGCTGGTTCCTGGGAACACTGGATGGCTTGCTGCTTACCCCCATCACCATGAGCTTCTCCTTCTGCAAGTCCAGGAAGATCCTGAGCTTCTTCTGTGAGATCCCTGCCTTGCTGAGGCTCTCTTGCTCTGACATCTCCCTCTACAAGATGCTCATATACCTGTGCTGCATCCTCATGCTCCTCGTGCCCACCCTGGTCATCTCCAGCTCCTACACCCTCATCCTGCTCCTCATCCGCAGGACAAGCTCAGCCAAGGGCCGCAGGAAGGCGCTGGCCACCTGCTCCTCCCACATGACCGTGGTGTTGCTCTTCTTTGGTGCCACTGTCTACACCTATATGCTCCCCGGCTCCTATCACACAGTGCAGCAGGATATGATGGTGTCAGCCTTCTACACCATCCTCACTCCCTTGCTGAACCCCCTCATCTACAGCCTCCGCAACAAAGACATCACGTTGACTCTGAGGAGCCTGGTTCAGTCAAGGTGGTGCCGCCGAAGGGTCGTGAGAGGAAACCTAAGAGGGAGTGCCTGGGAGTGA
- the LOC143642256 gene encoding olfactory receptor 2T29-like, translated as MDITTWMNNHTGWTDFILVGLFSQSQHPSLLCVAIFVVFLMALSGNALLILLIHSNVQLHTPMYFFISQLSLVDMMYISITVPKVLLDQMLNVSTISVPECGIQMFLYVTLGGSEHFLLAAMAYDRYMAICHPLRYPMLMNHRVCLLLVSGCWFLGSVDGFMLTSITMTFPFCKSRKIHHFFCEVPAVMKLSCSDTSLYETLMYLCCVLMLLIPVTVISVSYSCILLTIHRMNSAEGRRKSLATCSSHMMVVMLFYGAAAYNYMLPSSYHTPQKDMVVSIFYTILTPVLNPLIYSFRNKDVTGALRKMLSVGPFFQETVK; from the coding sequence ATGGACATCACCACCTGGATGAACAATCACACAGGGTGGACAGATTTCATTCTGGTGGGACTCTTCAGTCAATCCCAACATCCATCTCTGCTTTGTGTGGCCATCTTTGTGGTTTTCTTGATGGCCTTGTCCGGAAATGCTCTCCTAATCCTCCTGATACACTCCAATGTTCAGCTCCACACTCCCATGTACTTCTTCATCAGCCAGCTGTCCCTCGTGGACATGATGTACATCTCCATCACTGTGCCCAAGGTGCTCCTGGACCAGATGCTGAATGTGAGTACCATCTCCGTCCCTGAATGTGGGATACAGATGTTCCTCTATGTGACACTAGGAGGCTCAGAACATTTCCTTCTGGCAGCTATGGCCTATGACCGCTACATGGCCATCTGCCATCCGCTTCGTTACCCTATGCTCATGAACCACAGGGTGTGTCTCCTCCTGGTATCTGGCTGCTGGTTCCTAGGATCAGTGGATGGCTTCATGCTGACTTCTATCACCATGACCTTCCCATTCTGCAAATCCCGGAAGATCCATCACTTCTTCTGTGAAGTCCCTGCCGTGATGAAGCTGTCCTGCTCAGACACCTCGCTCTATGAGACGCTCATGTACCTGTGCTGTGTTCTTATGCTCCTCATCCCTGTGACAGTCATTTCAGTATCTTATTCTTGCATCCTCCTCACCATCCACAGGATGAACTCTGCAGAGGGCAGGAGAAAGTCCCTGGCCACCTGCTCCTCACACATGATGGTGGTCATGCTCTTCTATGGTGCTGCCGCCTACAACTATATGCTTCCCAGCTCCTACCACACCCCGCAGAAGGACATGGTTGTGTCCATCTTCTACACCATACTCACACCTGTGCTGAACCCCTTAATCTACAGTTTTAGGAACAAAGATGTTACTGGGGCTCTGAGAAAAATGTTGAGCGTGGGACCTTTTTTTCAAGAAACAGTAAAATAG